cactctaccgccacactgagcttcacacggGTAAGACGGCCCtctaagatccatccatgagaagaacctagaggaggcttttgctgagaccgtcactctgctgaaaattatcataacaacacctatgatgacatccgaggcagagaggaacttttccaacttgagggtaaaaaccttcactcgcaataccatgggacagccgcgactccaCGCATTGGCCgcgttgtccatcgaaagccagctgattcagcagctacagcgcattcccaaagtcatcccAGAGTTAGAACcaccgtgccacctttctcttcaagtgagccctcagccttggtgagtgaaagcatattttatcatcctacCTTCGTGGTGCTGCTCCATGCATTgatcatatttttgtgctggatcaattgatatagatggtgatgtgtgtctgtgtccattcTGATCTATTAAGATTGTTGTCATaaaatggatctgtatccctaaaaagttgtctttctgcttcattgtggccttcagtggtgttgagctcattgctgttcgcgtttggccctgtaggcacattggttctgagctgtttgttgatgtgttaaataaacatcagtagcaagagggagttttgtactggtatgtatcctacattttgaaatggtttgtgccccaccaattctttacatataaaaatgccactgaacctaacgctcactgtatccctctgccagtaaagcccgaattgaacccttcttttcctcactcaaagcttttctttgcaactctttCATCatgcagaatgttttttttgttttttttaattcaaattacctttgaggtactacttgcactgtttgtACCATCCAGCGGGTCCTATTGCAAggggatagtgatgaccacggcagtgttttttatacttttccttgtttactgtccacccttgctgtcttgccaggtgggctctcgtcgccactgggatgccctccctccaatgcctttcgggggaagagtcactggcttgttgttgactctctgttgcgcacttgtgcaattgggctgtatgctgctagcaatactcggccctcattcaggggggttgcggttggtgggtgtccctttggttgatgcctggcaatgtgggtggattgatttcctgcctgttgggccctgtccagggcctcccctgggtagggccacagtgtcaccggatccccccgtctcagttccaaggtgttacgctgctatattattgtgctgggggatatgagggatgtactactaactttttctcagtctcctccagttttaaattttaggaggagatgaggtcctggtccacacctgcggattacctggtttgggggggcccgttgctgtccttgtccacctgttcatacttctgacctagtctaaaatcaaatagactctggatttagcccagagaattgtatttattattccaattggactcttaatatctcacccggcacagccagaagaggactggtcacccctctgagcctgggtcctctctaggtttcttcctaaaatttgaccttcttagggagtttttcctagccactgaaattcaacactactgttgtttgctccttggggtttaaggccgggtgtctctataaagcactttgtgacaactgctgttgtaaaaagggctttataaataacatttgattgattgattggttcaattatcacctaatcagtacctcattaagtaaaattaggggtgcctgtgttggaatttaacagacccTGGAATAGAATGGCTgccatgtagagatgctgatttaaaatgtaatttaaattaggagtggtgttatggaaattattgaacacatttgagaaatgtctgctttactATTACCTGGTGTGTAACTCTGATCTTTGTTATGTCATAATCTGCccaaaccaataagggtatctgtcctttgttcttcaggaatgtggtTGACTGCCTTTACCCCTTTGACGGTAAACACctagggcaggaaggataaggtggggggacatcCTGCTCCTTGGGTAAAACTTAAGACtgtattttcctcagagattcctcagagaggaattctgtaagcttttgacgagtctctctatttgcaaataaactgatAATTATCCCAAGAGAATTCTGTACCTACTCTtttaagagttcctatcgatggaattaccatcacagttgtctcttaatttttccagaacagtatatacagtaccagtccaaacttttgactggtatggTAAATGTAGGCCTTCAAATTTTCACTAAGGTCTACTGGAGCATTCCTCCTCTTTGACCACTGTCCACATAGCACACAATCAAAAAACACTACCCATAATGAGTATTGTCTGTGGTATTAGCAGGATAAACATCCATTGAGTTTCCCCCTTCCTGCCATGGTAGTGCATAGTTCCCTACCTTGAGTCCTCGCTGGTCCTCATGGGGGACTGGGAGGTGTTCCTCTTCAGCCACTCTGTGGGCTCTGTGTCAGTGGGCCTGGTTGTTTCTGCTGGATGATCTGGATTAGCAGGATAGCTCACATTCTGCCTCAGTGGCTCTGGGGTGGCTGTATAGGGGACACTACGGCCCTGGGGATCACGTGTGAGCCTGTAGTTAGCCTGGGTTTGTGATAGTTCAGGCTGTGTTTGGGAGGTTTGAGGCTGAGTTTGTGTAGGTTTAGGCTGGTTTGGTAATTGTTCAAACTTGTTTTGTGATGGTTCAGGTTGGTTTTGTGATTGTTCAGACTGGTTTTGTGAGGGTTTGGTTAGGGTTTCTAATGTTTTAGACTGGATCCGTGTAGGTTCTggcagtgtttgtgtatgttctGGCTGTGTTTGTGAAGGTTGAAGCGGTGTTGGGGATAGTTGAGGCTGAGGTTGTGATGGCTGTCCTTGGTCTGGTTCTGTCTGGGTTTGTGTTTGTGGCTGGGTTTGGTGTGGTTTATGCTGGGGTTGGGATGGTTGTGGCTGCGTTTGGTGTAGTTGAGACTGGGTTTGTGATGGTTGCGCCTGGGTTTGGTGTGTTTGAGGCTGGTTTTGAGATGGTTGTGGCTGGGTTTGGTGTAGTTGAGACTGTTGTGATGGTTGTGGCTGGGTTTGGTATGGTTGAGAATGGGGTTGTGATGGTTGAGGCTGGTTTTGGTGTGGTTGAGAATGGGGTTGTGATTGTTGTGGCTGGTTTTGGTGTGGTTGAGAATGGGTTTGTGATGGTTGAGGCTGGTTTTGGTGTGGTTGAGAATGGGTTTGTGATGGTTGAGGCTGGTTTTGGTGTGGTTGAGAATGGGGTTGTGATGGTTGTGGCTGGGTTTGGTGTGGTTGAGGCAGCGTGTGTGATGGTTGCGGCTGGGTTTGGTGTGTTTGAAGCTGGTTTTGAGATGGTTGTGGCTGGGTTTGATGTAATTGAGATTGTTGTGGCTGGGTTTGGAATGGTTTATGGTGGGGTTGTGATGGTTGAGGCTGGTTTTGGTGTGGTTGAGAAGGGGGTTGTGATGTTTGTGGCTGGATTTGGTGTGGTTTTGGCTGTGGTTGTGATGGTTGAGTCTGGGTTGGGTGTTGTTGTCTATTTATTTTCAAGACTGAAAACTGGGTGAGGGGGCTAGGATGCTGGATAGGTGGGTCTAAAAGAGGACTTTGAGTTACAGAACGGTGATTTTGAGTAATTGAGTCGAAATGCAGGGTTGGGGTGAGTAGAAACGGAGTCACCGGTTCTCTTGGTTGGGAAAGGGAATCATTGCTTTGGTCTAAAGAGTGGGTAGAAGGATGCTGAAGTGAGACCAGAGACTTGGTAAGATTGACGATGGGATTAATGGGCTGGTCAGTGACTTGATAAAGGATATGCATGATTGATGGCTGATTGTCGATGCTTGGGGATCCAAACTGTGGAAAGACATATTGTCTTTGTGGGAAAGAATCCTGGCTTGTAACTGGGGGTAGGTTGTATGCCAATGTTGTCGGGGGAAGGATTACTTGAAGCCGTCTGAGTAACTCTAAAGGTTGATACAGAGGTGGCGGTGGAGGTGGGAGTAGGGGTTGTAGGACTGGAGGATGGATCTGTGTGACTGCACGCTGAGTTGAATTGGCTGAGTCCAATAGGAGGTGAGAAtgaaggtcagttggccccagGTGTCTTGTCTGTCCTCCAAAGAGACCTGTTAATCCTGAAGCTGACTGCCTGAGAGATCCGAGCAGTCTTAAAGTGTCTAGAGTAGACGCTGGGGTGAGGTCTTTGCTTGAGTTTCTTGGAGATGCCCTgactgaaaacagaaaataatttaaataattgtattaaaaaacaatgcattttaaaagGAAACTTACCAAGAATAGCATTGCTTTTGCTGGGTTTCTAGGCTCAGTGGTTAAGATGAAAATCTAAAGCAGCACATTACTCAAGAATACTGCTGGTGCTTGTAAATACTTCAAAAGGCAGTTAGACTTGCCTCTGCTTGATACTATGTTTCTGACTGTACACACCTGAACCTTTTCCCTGCAGTGGAACATTTGACTGGGTCGTTTCAATTCTCTGAACTGTAGGCAAGGGAGTCCTCTGCTCTGCTTCATGGTTTGTAACCTGCAATTTGTTAAAAAAGGTATTTGCCAGATTCATGAAATTTGGCATTAGAAATACATAAAACACTAAGCCACTGAAAACCGTCTCAAAGCAAAAAGGATGTGACACATGATTTTATACTACACAGTGGTAGACTACAAACAATGGCAGACTACAAACAATGGCAGACTACAAACAATGCAAGACAATTCAGCAGAAGTTTCACATCAACCACATTATTACTCACTGAATATAAACTCTGGCTGTGCTGCTTGTCTCTATCAGCTGTATTATCTTTTGCTGAATATAGAGAAGATAACAATGAGCAGAGGAAGGTTGTCAGTGTACATGCTTTTGTCTGCAAGGATTTTACTATCCTGTTGGggttataataatacaaatactttttttgtggggggggggtattctGTAGTTCAAGATATCATTAATACCAGAGATGGTGAGCATGACTGTTCTCTGCTGTCTTCCCGCTCTGTTCTCAGCAGTACAGTGGTAGTCCCCAGCATCAGACACCTCAATATTGGAGATATGCAGAGCCCCATCATCTATCACACATGAAGGCCAAAGGTCACACGTTCACCAAGCCTCTCCTTACTTTCCTTACCGCCCTGTTTCTGACAGATCTGTCACCGGCTCACCGTCGACATGCCTTTTCGGGGTTCGGATGATGGAGGCCTGGGAGTGTCCCCGGGTCCAGATGTACCTGATGGGGACCTCCCCCACTGCCCTGCATGGCATGACCACCGAGGACCCCTCTGAGCTCCTGACTGCACCCGTGAAGAACACTATGATGGGGCTTACTGAGCCCGGGagtgagggggggagagagagagccccACATCATATAATCAACTTACTATATTTAGATTATAAGCGCCTCGACCACGCATGCGCCTGATCTTCCTGTCCAGGTAATGTGATacatgtcaactttatttatttatcaatacatgaatacatttttaggagGAAAAACACCATTCATATTTGGTATTTAGACGTTTACAACCCCCATTTCACAAAATCATTGGgacgctgggtaaaatgtaaagaaaaacagaatgcagtgatgtgcaaattgTTTAAACCCtatgggccggtttcacagacactgattatgcctagtctaggacaaacaaaacaagttcaatagaaaactccttTGAGCTTGTtattttagtcctagactaggcttaatctgtgtctgtgaaaccggccctatattcaatagaatatagtacaaagaaaacttatcaaatgttgaaactgagacattttattgtttcttgaaaaatatatgccctctttgaatttgatgccagcaacacatttaaaaaaaaaagctgggacagggtgaacaaaaaaatggaaaagtaatgctaagaaaaaaaaacctggttgaATATCTCAACTAATTAGGACAACTGgctacaggtcagtaacatgactgggtataacaatagcatcccagagaagatgggtctgtcagaagtgaagatgggaaagggttcaccactctatgAAAGAGTGATCATTAAAAGTGCAAAGGTTTAAGGTAACAATTCAACGTAAAATTGTACAGAGTTAGGGGatttcatcatctatggtacataaaattattaaaagaaaTTTCTGAAAATCAGTATTGGATGGCCATAATCTCTCTTCATTAAAACCAAACATGattttgttgtggaaatcactgcatgggcccAGGAACACTTcccaaaaccattgtctgtgattacagtatgttgctgcatccacaaatgcaaggtAAAAccctaccatgcaaagaagaaaccagaaacaagatccagaaacaccatCGCCTTATCTGGGCCCAAACTCatttaagaagtggaaaaccatcctgtggtctgacaaatcaaaattttaaatacattttgggaatcACAGACGCCACTTCCTCTGGCCTAAagtggagagggaccatccagcttcttatcagtgcacagttcaaatgccaacatctgtgatgttatgggggtgcattagtgcagaTGGCATGGGACTTGCACATCTGGGACGCCATCATTAATGCTGGACAATGTACtcatgttttggagcaacatatgctgtcatccagacaacatctttttcagggaaggccttgcttatttcagcaagacaatgccaaaccacgttctgcatgtattacaacagcatggctccatagtaaaagagtctgggagCTAAACAGTcctacctgcagtccagacctgtcacccattaaaaacatttggcacattatgaaacgaaaaatatgacaaaggagaccctgaactgttgagcacctgaaatcctatatcaagcaaaaatgggaaaatatttctctttcaaaactacagcaattgatctCCTCGGTTCCCGAACGCATACAGAgtattgtttaaaaaagaagagaaacatGTTGTTGGCATTCAATTCAaaatagtgttgtttttttttcaaaaacaataaaatgtctcagtttcaacatttgatatgttgtcttctgCATTTATTTGCTTTTTACGCAgagtcccagcttttttgggtTGTATTATACATACATAGTTTTATTCAAGTAAACACAAACCTTTTAAGTGATAAGTATGGATTGGTCTGAAGCCGAGAGACTATTTACATGAGCAGAATACAGCCTAATCCACCTATGCTTTTCCAAGATTTTCCAGCACAGAGCTTTGCTCAACTACTGTAATTGGTCTATTGTACCTCTAACACTGTGTAGGCAGAATGCTTAGGATTCAAACCTtctcaaaaaatgtaatacatagaGAAAGTGCTCCCACAATAATGAATACAAGTCGAATTGGATTCTTTAAATACCATACTGAAAATGTCCTATCccattacattttaaagcatttttattatatacaaCTTTTACACTTATAGCCAAGCTTGATTAAGTTGTTTGCCTTAAGGAACTCTCAGGTGTGCTGCCAAACCTTACCCAGTGgggatagtaaaaaaaaaaattacaagtgGAATACACATTGAGTTTTGACTGGAGCACCAGTGCATTGCTGCATTCAGAATTAGCTAGTGTCACCATTGAGGGTCATACATCCCAGCTTATTCTATCATGTTCGCGTTCTTCTCAGAATGACTGCCATGTACAAGTATGCATCACTATACCACATCCTCCTTCTCAGAAACAGGGCatgagtttgtgtttgtggcCGAATCATTGACAACGCAGAAATCTGCTTGTTTCTACCTCAAATAAAATacctattttatttttctgtattttgcaGTTTTGTGACTCTTAAAGGGGCACAGATAAATGAGTCATCAAGACTAAAGGAGTATGAAAACATTACTGTTTTTTATATAAAACCTATTTTAATCTTAAGTAGAAAATGTGTCTACAGTACATATTCATTTGTCAGAGAACTGTATTGATCAGCACCAGGCCCGGCgccactggggggggggggcaaaacagggcattgcccctccagatagaatctgtgcccctcaacatttgttttccccataaacactgcaaatatgCACTTGTTTTGACCAACCTGTTTTTcgaaatattatattaatagcAGGACAATGAGTATTCACGTAGCTGTTTGATAATGTTGGAATCCTAAGCGATCTGCCAAAACAATGTTGAAGTGCAATAGATCAACATAGATACTATAGTAAGTGAACACTGCTAAAACCTATGGTAGGTCATGGCAGTGTGGTACTCATGTGAATTTCCTTCCATGTTTTGGTCTTAAGACCGATCAATACTTCTCACTTAAAACATCAAGTCTGTAATTGGTAAACTACCATCAAAACGTCTGGGCTTGTTGCTGTAACATCAaccagtttatttatttctgtccaATTTCCATTCCTGGGTTGGCTTTGGTTGGCTTAGTCACTTGCCTGAGCCATTTCGGTATTAGCATGGGGACTCACCCAAAACATCCCCTCTAAAAACTCCACAGCCATGTCCTTGTGGGCTATACGCATGTTAATATCAAAACACTTTGCAATGAATAAGGCGTATAATTTGGAGACTGTGTACTTCCTGTTTTGCCATTGTTTTAGGTGGTTTGAGTGTGTTGTGTATCACCAAGTAAGTGGattcatacatttattcagaacatgttgtctttttgtcttAGATGTTAGGTTAATAAGGAGCTTCAATTGATCTTAAATATTACTATCATACCAAATGAAATGTGTCTACTGTACTGGGTGAGGTTAGTTACCAGCGACACGTAGAGTAGCTTTTCTCTGGTCATGCCCCACAGTGTTGGAGGCTTCACAGGTGTAAGTGCCCTCATCATAGCTCCTGACAGACTGGATGGAAAGGGTAGCATTTCTTACCCTGAGAGCGGAGAAGCAGGTCATTCATCACAACAACAAGATTAGTGGTGTCCTATCTGATTAACCAAGTGAGAGGGTCCTGACAGAACACGATGGAAGTGATCAACAGCACAAGACCGTGTTCAGCCTCATAAAGCCCCCTTGTCAACCCTGAACCTACCCCACAAGGATCTTTCCACCCGTCTGCGTGGAGCGTCCCTGTTTGGACCAGGTGATGGAGGGGAGAGGCAGTCCCCAGACCTGGCAGTGGAACACCACCGTGGCCCCTACAGGGACAGTCACCACCGGGGGCCACAGCCTCACAGAAGGGGGGTCTGGCAGGGggtgaagagggggaggaggaggaagctgGTGAGCACGCTGCTACTCCACCCACAGAGGAGGTATATCTGAGACACATGAACTGAGACTTGGATGTGCATGTATGAAGGGAAATGTGTTACTGTAACCCACCCAGAACGGTGAGTCGGGCTGTTCTGGAGTTCACAAAACGGTTCAGGTGTACATCGAATGCTCTGCAGAAGTACACTCCGCTGTCTGTGTCGTGGAcactggggggaaaaaagaccTTCGACCTGACTGGTACAGTATGAATGGAGGACTAGAATAATAAAGAACAATAATCATACATATACTgaatgatgtacagtatatactgtgTTTTtacatgtacaggtgctggtcatataattagaatatcatcaaaaagttgatttatatgagtaattccattcaaaaagtgaaacttgtatattatattcattacacacagactgatatatttcaaatgtttatttcttttaattgtgatgagtataactgacaactaatgaaaatcccaaattctgacgctgtgtcttgttcaagagcggcttgacacaaggaatgcgacagctgaaacccaagtcttgcatacgtctgtgcgtggttgGTGCGGTTacccctattgcttgtacactttttttctaccacatcttttccttccctttgcctttCTATAAATGTGCttagacacagagctctgtgaacagc
This portion of the Esox lucius isolate fEsoLuc1 chromosome 13, fEsoLuc1.pri, whole genome shotgun sequence genome encodes:
- the LOC105014225 gene encoding uncharacterized protein LOC105014225, which translates into the protein MLDFVIVCGAPPMTSYLWLLILFWSLHGQPALSDLVFSTRPEDGVGMLGAPLSLHCAVYDSSSQRALSVRWGRANREPAALGPDPDNGIHQMDNGTLFFPKLRERDLGSYACYGGSGAKKISTVVQVMIADLDKVFFSPPSQTVSEGQAVFLQCVSGDSSPPADITWLKDNIPFTKGTQIQGQYGGGNQRKTSGTLHISNVSIEDQGEYICVTHNPLLNTSQESKAATLTIQGVPTRLQITEGPDNITVAIETEASMHCAVRGFPAATVQWFKDSRLLTNGSGVSLQDRGQLLVFRNVSEGDEGSYYCEAWNDREMVRSQTAFLLPAVRGRSFVQQPANRTVRKGEPVTLVCRPPYSRAPSPVSWFKNNRPLTPRTHFTVRRNGDLIFRSVHDTDSGVYFCRAFDVHLNRFVNSRTARLTVLDPPSVRLWPPVVTVPVGATVVFHCQVWGLPLPSITWSKQGRSTQTGGKILVGVRNATLSIQSVRSYDEGTYTCEASNTVGHDQRKATLRVAVSPIIVFFTGAVRSSEGSSVVMPCRAVGEVPIRYIWTRGHSQASIIRTPKRHVDDDGALHISNIEVSDAGDYHCTAENRAGRQQRTVMLTISAKDNTADRDKQHSQSLYSVTNHEAEQRTPLPTVQRIETTQSNVPLQGKGSVRASPRNSSKDLTPASTLDTLRLLGSLRQSASGLTGLFGGQTRHLGPTDLHSHLLLDSANSTQRAVTQIHPPVLQPLLPPPPPPLYQPLELLRRLQVILPPTTLAYNLPPVTSQDSFPQRQYVFPQFGSPSIDNQPSIMHILYQVTDQPINPIVNLTKSLVSLQHPSTHSLDQSNDSLSQPREPVTPFLLTPTLHFDSITQNHRSVTQSPLLDPPIQHPSPLTQFSVLKINRQQHPTQTQPSQPQPKPHQIQPQTSQPPSQPHQNQPQPSQPHHKPFQTQPQQSQLHQTQPQPSQNQLQTHQTQPQPSHTLPQPHQTQPQPSQPHSQPHQNQPQPSQTHSQPHQNQPQPSQTHSQPHQNQPQQSQPHSQPHQNQPQPSQPHSQPYQTQPQPSQQSQLHQTQPQPSQNQPQTHQTQAQPSQTQSQLHQTQPQPSQPQHKPHQTQPQTQTQTEPDQGQPSQPQPQLSPTPLQPSQTQPEHTQTLPEPTRIQSKTLETLTKPSQNQSEQSQNQPEPSQNKFEQLPNQPKPTQTQPQTSQTQPELSQTQANYRLTRDPQGRSVPYTATPEPLRQNVSYPANPDHPAETTRPTDTEPTEWLKRNTSQSPMRTSEDSRVKPPPPWLPVLEKHDIPIVVGVGVSLAFIFITMAFYSLVQKNEPAPAFRVPRNMGVPCRHAERLAAGRTYENRAFEGDDLEAVIEQSPNTSDTRAVPPAPSPVAVTIDPASDETGPTSEHSVVAETYPEPSEETMVDPFLDEEKSCSLSHPSIQLQCVEDWSGGGVEHGQHQGRDVLPEPPSTSHSPSPPPEREESLRSTLTLQTAEPRLTPIHHSVSISHSNAPLLLSHCVSLGHTTVAVDVHFYPAVPASGAAAATVAAATQINANAATGRGPHLGSRVAHLQEHDQIGCRPAPE